The sequence ACTATGGAACGATGCCAAGATAATGGACCTTCGCATGATTTCTTGCgatctatgaatattaaacgatCACGTAAGTATTTGCGAAACGCGAGCGAGAGGTTACAAAGATTCCAGATCGTTAAGAAGACAGGAGATAAATGAGATAAACGAaacgaataaaataataacCGTTCAAGATGTAGCATAATATCCTGTCAACGGTGAGACTGATTTCTATCCTAAGATATTGTCCAATAGaattatattttaacactgtgtCAGAACTGTAATTAAATATCGAGTTCTATAATTAATCGAATTTCGAAAGTCACTTCAAACTTTCGTTCTAATAGAATCGATATAGCACAGCTGTTAAAAGAAAATAAACGAATCTTTAAGAAGAAGGAATCGTTGATAAAAGTTAAGCATAGATTAGAATCgatttgaaaaagttatcgaattaaaataaaattaaatattcatcGACGACAAATGTAAATTCGAAGATAATATATCAGATAATATCAAGAATATTCGAGTTTTTATCGCGAGTTTAAATTCCACGAGTTTTCGTTTGATTGTTTGCATTGGAAGCATAAAACGCGGCATAAAAGGTACAAAAATTACCGGTTCTTTCTTCAATGGCCGCGTATCCGTTTCCTCTTCGTCGCTGGAAGTCTCGCTTTCGCTTAGGTCGGAGCTGAAATAACACTCGCCGGAACCGTACTTGGTGAAATAGTGGACCACGGCGAATTGTATAATGGTGGCGAAAATGAAGGCGAACGAGAGAAAAACGAAGAAGTCCAGGGCAGTGGGGTAAGGAACTTTCGGCAGATCGGTCCGCGCCTCCAATCCAAAAACGTCATTGTTAGCACCGTTGTAATTCCTTGAAACAGACGTAACaattttcttcttatttttttCTCCGCTTGATAAATCACAGAAAAGATTTCGAGGCAGAGAAACTTGGAAAAAATTTCCCACTTGCTTCGTTGTTGAATACTAACGAGAACATATTTCTGCTCAAACGTCTCCGTGAATTCGCTGTGAGAAAAACCGAGGATAAGATATTTAGAAGACTTCGTTAGATCGATACGACGAGTTATtgggatttattaaaaattctctgATCGCGCTTCGTTTCAAGAGAGGATAAAAGATGTAGGAATTAGTAGAAACTTACCGAGAGATACGCGATCTGCAGTGGCTTCTCGATTCAACCAGAAGGAGACCCAAGATAGAACAACAAGTAAAACACAGGGCCCGTATACTTGTATGAGAAAATTACCCATGTGCCTTTGTAGATGAAAATACACCAGCAGCATCGAGTACTCCGCTGTAATCGGATAATAATTTTAGTACACCAAAGAGTTTATTCTTCTTAATGTCTTTCAACGTTCGACACGGTACCGTTTACAATCTAATTTCTATATCGTGTTTTTCCTACATTTTACGACATACTACACCGTGCTTATGATCCATTTTTCATATGTCTCAAAGAGAACGAAATGGCAAGGATTATACTAATATAAAGCAATATGAACGATGGAAATAACGAAGCATCGAGTTAACTcaattttccacaatttttttcgTCCAATCCACTCTTACCCTTGGTTtcgtataatatttattttccacTCGTTTCAATTTTCATCTCTGCTGGAACATCGGATGGAATATCAACTGGAATGGACCGGAATCGAAATCAAACACGGGCTGGGATCATTAGTTCCTTCGGTTACGCACCAAACCCATCAGCACCCAACGCACCCGCTGTTTGCTCGGATTTTTCCCTCGATAACGTTTACAAGCCGGAGTAACATTATCGAACTTTCCCCGGCACACCTCCCCTTTTGTTTCCTCCATATTATTTCCGGCATCCGAGGCGGTGTTTCGATTTGTCCAGGGCAAACAGAAACGATGATACGCGAATGTTTGCCCCGCGTTCATGGATCCTTAAAAATTCCGTCGATCCATCCGACGCAATCACAGCCGCCATGTCGACGCGACGCTTGTTTGCGGACTATTAATCGATGCTAATCCAATTAAAAGTCCCAAGTCCTCGGCGTCTTGCCTCTTCTCTCGTTGTCAGCCGATGGAAATACAAGAGGCGCAAGTTCTATGCAGGAGGATGCTGCAATTAGTCGTCGTTTCTCTCGCTGCCAACTTTCAACCTGGAAACCCTGCATCTTTTCTTCGCCCTCCTTTTTtccctcttctttcttcttcttcttcttcttcttagtcttcttcttctttgcgTCACCGTTTTCTCGCGCTACTTCCTGGCCCGCTTCAATCCCTCCGACTACTTCCGGGCTGGTTCGTTCACAGCCTCGATATTCTCGGAGAATCCGTAAGCGTGGCCCGATAAAACTTTCCAATCGAGTTTCTTTGCTAGTCGTTAACAGACCATTCCTTCCCCTCGTTTCTCTAATTCCACCCAGCCTTGGTCACCGACATTCTCCCCTATCAACCACCCTTATCGCGCCACGacattttctttctttcataTTTCCCGCTACATTTCTCTTTCCGtccttttctttatttttctgcATCGGTCATTCTTCGCGTCGCGATTCTTTCCACGGGGATTATTCATTAATACAGTACCGTGATtaatattcgtggcattttactCCGTTTTATAAAGGCTGCGTGTTGCACTTCGATccatgatttgatattttttattgaatCACGAATACGAGTAACGTCGTAACAATTTATTTGTGACAAAGGTCTGTAGTTACTTTACAATACGGTAGGACTTTGAATTCTTTGAATTCTTTCCCTGTAAGTTCCTTATACAAGACcttggaagaatttaaaatcACTGTTATATAGAAATCAAATACTCTAAGAGCGAGTCCTCTTAAAACAATCGCGATAAATAAATCATGACTAAATTTAATCACGAATAAAGGAAAATAATATCGgaggaatttgaaaaatgtaagagtTACGCGATCATGCGATAAATAATGAGCATCTAGGTGAAATAAACGTGTGGAAAAAAAAAGCGTGGAATAAAATGGCGAAGCGATTGACTCACCGTGTGAAAGCGTCGCCGATGCAGAATAATTCGCAGTCGGATTGGCAACTAAATCGAATTGGGATAATTTCATGTCGTCGGCGATTGCTACTTGTCGGTCGCTGTTCCACTTGTAGATCACGTCCCTCTTCGTGTAACCGACTGCAATCAAGAGAATATTTCTTGCTAGCTTGTCGCGAAGGTGCTGGAAAAAAGCGTCGAATTCGCTCGCCGCGAAGTGTCAGCTTCTCCTTCGGCGAAAAGCCTCTCGTGGGATCGCTGCCTATCTCTTACCGCTCTTAAATCTCTCTCCTTTCTCCTGCCACACGTCCTTGCGAAAAACCCGACAATTACGCCGAGTCCCGACATTCGGTAATCTTTTAAGTCTCGCGCCCTGGGGCAGGATACCCGACAGTTTTTCCTTTCCCGATAATTCCTTTCCGACTTTACCAAACTCGATCGTCATCCGTTTTCCCGTAATATTTAACCGTGACTTCATTGATCCTCGGATAGTCCGATTATCTCTCTTTCGACGGTATccacaaaaattgtaattcgcgcagagagtaagagagaataaaggagaaaagagagagaccaAGATTTGCGAGCAATTTTGGAGATTCTAAGCTTCATAATTTAAAACATAGGAGGGAAAAgactttttttcgtattttaaaTTCGCAAACGTACAACTGCCAAATTGTAGCGGACATCTCTGAGTATCCATCGGAAGTTTTCGAGGTTCATTGGACATCCTGCCTTGATCGTGAGTCTGTAATAAAACAGGTACATCGtcatggaaaatgaaaatttgtacatATCCGATTTCTTAGTCTTAGGAAACATTAATGTTTACACGGTCTCGCAATCTTACCGGTATTCCCAATCAATATATCCATCCACCTCGTTCCCGCGATCTTACCAATACACCCAATATATTTATCTACCGAATCGTAAAAGCCTAGTTTGCTCAAAAATGAAACTCTTCTAAAAGCTCGAAACATCGTCGAGTCAAAAGGACCATGGAATTTAAccttttcataaaaaaattctcAAGCTCTCCCTTGTCCAATCTTATTTATCACACTTCCAATCTGAACGTTCCATCTGCCTCGCAAATATCTATTAAAACGCTGCGAAACGTGATTGGAAAGGATTCGTGAGGGTAATCCTGTCCGTGTCTCTCGGAGGCAACAAGCACAGGACTCGGAGGAGATCCTGTCCATTAAACCTGTCCGTCTGTTCGACACGGTCCTAACCAAACGCGTAGGTTACCCTAACACCTGGCGTTTTGTTGGTGGTACACGGTGGACATGAGAACGGACACGCGAGCCCTGAAAATATTCGATTCGGAAACAGGCTGTTCGCCACGTGTTGCTTATAGTATCGCGGTCCGTCGAGCATGGGCTAGCTAATTAGCGTGTAGAATGCTCACACGGACGAAATCTGGGACCGTGCTATCGGAAAATATTATTTAGCGTCGGTAGAACGAGCGTTTTCGAGCGCAACGGACGATGAGGGACGAGCCACGCTTACCTATTGTTCTTTAGCGCCAACGGACAGTTGGCGGCTACGGATTTTCCCGAAATACCAAGCGATACGTGGAATAATCTTCCACTGCTGCATTTCTCCAGCTGTTCCGCTGTTCCCGTTGCTTTAATCTCTTTCAAGAAGCTTATATCGTTCCGCACGCCAAGCGATATATCGAATTCGTAAACTGACATCTAACTGTCATCCCTCGAATTTCGTCCTCCATCTTTATTAATCGCGTCGATCCTTTGGCGTCTCTGGCATCTCTGGTATCTCTGGTATCTCTGATATCACGTCAGATGGTCCAGCAATTTTCGAAGAAACCCGTATCAATCTTCGCGTTCTTCTCACCGTTGTTTATTCCAACGAAAGAGTCGCGATATTTTAACGAACCGATGTGTTTATCGAATTAAACTACGACTCGAAAGTATCAGTCTCGTGTGTCAAAATTAAGATGGATCCAGACGGACACAGGGCCACGAAGAGTCGAAGAATCTCGCAAGGAGATAAACTTCTAGCGAAATTAAAGGAACTCGCGAGATTTCTGATATCGCAGAGATTCTTCCGGATTTTCTATGGGAATTTAAACTTGGAAAAATCGCAGCCCGGAAAAACGTAGCGACAGAAGCGAACGAACGTTGGAGTTTTTAACGAGTGTAATCTGTGATCGGGGACGATTTGCCAGCGTCCTTTATCTCACGGACTGGCGAAAATTCGCGCAGGTTCGTGCCTAAGGGAAGATATCGAGGATAGTTGAGGGAATCAGCTGGACCAGTTTGACCGAGTTATCGTGCCAGGCATCGAGTAAGTTAGCCTACGAAATACGAGACGATCCGTGACTAATCGGATCCATCATCCTGGCATTCTCGATCGGTCAATTTGTAGCCAGGATGTGTTACATTTACCAGCCGGCCT is a genomic window of Lasioglossum baleicum unplaced genomic scaffold, iyLasBale1 scaffold2590, whole genome shotgun sequence containing:
- the LOC143221527 gene encoding LOW QUALITY PROTEIN: gamma-aminobutyric acid receptor alpha-like (The sequence of the model RefSeq protein was modified relative to this genomic sequence to represent the inferred CDS: inserted 2 bases in 2 codons) yields the protein MSVYEFDISLGVRNDISFLKEIKATGTAEQLEKCSSGRLFHVSLGISGKSVAANCPLALKNNRLTIKAGCPMNLENXPMDTQRCPLQFGSFGYTKRDVIYKWNSDRQVAIADDMKLSQFDLVANPTANYSASATLSHAEYSMLLVYFHLQRHMGNFLIQVYGPCVLLVVLSWVSFWLNREATADRVSLGITTVLTMTFXGLEARTDLPKVPYPTALDFFVFLSFAFIFATIIQFAVVHYFTKYGSGECYFSSDLSESETSSDEEETDTRPLKKEPVSQSHKRTAGNLAARGHPSRNFTMNEDGMIEVIPLSAIPEPSRNPTMGHWQMSCVACSPPPRQSPPSRKGSGRRRRRRTPRYNSVSKIDRASRIVFPVFFLAINVFYWYAYLSRSERINYYNVNPNGT